From the genome of Halobellus litoreus, one region includes:
- a CDS encoding bacterio-opsin activator domain-containing protein: MLSEGVSGDVEVTSDPGDTESDPVVLVVDDDRDLADTCEYWLRDDYEVRVAYGGESALDLMDDAVDVVLLDRRMPDRSGDEVLEEIDARGFDCRVAMMTAVEPDTDIVEMPFDEYLVKPVDEDDLRETVEELLVRSEFDDRIREYFALVSTETVLGERDVSELGNPDVLDDLTERVRRLRDERESEIRERERQLDRIRRINGFLREVDRALVDATTRGDIADSVCATFEASPYEGAWVARYNQAIDTVECQSASESIASPFGDDAGGPPVEGTSTAPGDVVREAVDTSAVVTATVPPEHAAVVLADADPPEAERTVVAVPIRYRETVYGALVVYVRGTVTDEERSMLGDVGETVGHGINAAESKQLLYSDTAVELEFDHADTRDLIVDLSLEFETTVRLEGTALADGGVVSCYVAVEGTDPSAVLSAIAPLEALVDARIVSVDDDEAVVELRLTEASVAVTLVELGASIESFTATRGEGRLVVRVPTGSDLRALTNAVQSSYPDVSVVAKREVEDEMQSTSSFRRQLEEKLTDRQRDVMETALASGYFEWPRGSTAEEVATSLGIAAPTFHEHLRSGERKLIEAFFSESSEGRQFGDRDADAAVDER; the protein is encoded by the coding sequence ATGCTATCTGAGGGAGTGTCGGGCGACGTGGAGGTGACCTCCGACCCCGGAGACACGGAATCGGATCCGGTCGTCCTCGTCGTCGACGACGACAGGGACCTCGCGGACACCTGCGAGTACTGGCTCCGCGACGACTACGAAGTCCGCGTGGCGTACGGCGGCGAGTCTGCGCTCGATCTGATGGACGACGCCGTCGACGTCGTTCTCCTGGACCGCAGGATGCCCGACCGCTCCGGCGACGAGGTGCTCGAAGAAATCGACGCGCGAGGGTTCGACTGTCGCGTCGCAATGATGACCGCGGTCGAACCCGACACGGACATCGTCGAGATGCCGTTCGACGAGTACCTCGTCAAGCCGGTCGACGAAGACGACCTCAGAGAGACCGTCGAGGAGCTACTGGTTCGCTCGGAGTTCGACGATCGGATCAGGGAGTACTTCGCGCTGGTGTCGACCGAGACGGTCCTCGGCGAACGCGACGTGAGCGAACTGGGGAACCCCGACGTCCTCGACGATCTGACCGAGCGCGTCCGGCGGCTCAGAGACGAGCGCGAGTCGGAGATCCGCGAGCGCGAGCGGCAACTGGACCGGATCCGACGGATCAACGGGTTCCTCAGAGAAGTCGACCGGGCGCTGGTCGACGCGACGACCCGGGGCGACATCGCGGACAGCGTCTGTGCGACCTTCGAGGCGTCCCCGTACGAGGGCGCGTGGGTCGCCCGGTACAACCAGGCGATCGACACCGTCGAGTGCCAGTCGGCCTCGGAATCGATCGCCTCGCCGTTCGGCGACGACGCCGGCGGGCCGCCCGTCGAAGGCACGAGCACCGCTCCCGGTGACGTGGTTCGGGAGGCCGTCGATACCAGCGCCGTCGTGACCGCGACCGTCCCACCCGAGCACGCCGCGGTGGTGTTGGCAGACGCCGACCCGCCGGAGGCCGAGCGAACCGTCGTCGCGGTGCCGATCAGGTACCGCGAGACGGTCTACGGTGCGTTAGTCGTCTACGTCCGCGGGACCGTGACCGACGAAGAGCGGTCGATGCTTGGGGACGTCGGCGAAACGGTCGGACACGGCATCAACGCCGCGGAGTCGAAGCAGTTGCTCTACAGCGATACGGCGGTCGAACTGGAGTTCGACCACGCGGACACCCGCGACCTGATCGTGGACCTCTCACTGGAGTTCGAGACGACCGTCCGACTGGAGGGGACGGCCCTGGCCGACGGCGGCGTCGTCTCCTGCTACGTCGCCGTCGAAGGGACGGACCCGTCGGCGGTACTGTCCGCGATTGCCCCGCTGGAGGCACTGGTGGACGCCCGCATCGTCTCCGTGGACGACGACGAGGCGGTGGTCGAACTCCGACTGACCGAGGCGTCGGTGGCGGTGACGCTCGTCGAACTGGGAGCGAGCATCGAGTCGTTTACCGCCACTCGCGGCGAGGGTCGACTCGTCGTCAGGGTACCGACTGGGTCGGATCTCAGAGCGCTCACGAACGCGGTTCAGTCGTCGTACCCGGACGTCTCGGTCGTGGCGAAACGGGAGGTCGAAGACGAGATGCAGTCGACGTCGTCGTTCCGGCGACAGCTCGAGGAAAAGTTGACCGACAGACAGCGCGACGTGATGGAGACTGCACTCGCTTCGGGATACTTCGAGTGGCCGCGGGGAAGCACGGCCGAAGAGGTCGCCACGTCCCTGGGAATCGCCGCGCCGACGTTCCACGAACACCTCCGGTCGGGGGAACGGAAACTCATCGAGGCGTTCTTTTCGGAGTCCTCGGAGGGACGGCAGTTTGGTGACCGAGACGCCGACGCAGCGGTCGACGAGCGCTGA
- a CDS encoding acyl-CoA dehydrogenase family protein, with the protein MDLLDESVVPEHAREVKREAREFADEHIRPNAEAYFESAEYPWDVLEAGMDAGLVAQDIGEEYGGKGYDLEQILAINEEFYAADAGIALTLMLASFGCEIVEQYGSEEQKEKYLRPVAANEQISGLAVSEPQTGSDMAGMTTTAERTDDGWVLNGEKYWVGNAVEADWLTVYAKTGDGDDRYSNYSMFIVETDTPGYEAEHIPEKIGMRASKQGHIVFDDCEVPEENLVGTEGGGFYVLADFFNHGRVVVGGHGIGLAARAIEETWSFVHDREAFGRNIADFQSTQHILADMRMEFEAARALNWRAAHKVETGQDAGFWAAATKTKSTETAMDCAERGMQLHGGRSVLEEYPISRVYRDVRIPVIYEGANEIQRNLIYRQGGV; encoded by the coding sequence ATGGACCTTCTCGACGAATCGGTGGTTCCGGAGCACGCCCGGGAGGTAAAACGCGAGGCTCGCGAGTTCGCCGACGAGCACATCCGACCGAACGCCGAGGCCTACTTCGAGTCGGCGGAGTACCCCTGGGACGTCCTGGAGGCGGGGATGGACGCCGGATTGGTCGCCCAGGACATCGGAGAGGAGTACGGCGGGAAGGGGTACGACCTCGAACAGATCCTCGCGATCAACGAGGAGTTCTACGCCGCCGACGCCGGCATCGCACTGACGCTGATGCTCGCGTCCTTCGGTTGTGAGATCGTCGAGCAGTACGGCTCCGAGGAACAGAAGGAGAAGTACCTCCGACCGGTCGCGGCGAACGAGCAGATTTCGGGGCTCGCGGTGTCGGAACCGCAGACCGGGTCGGATATGGCCGGGATGACGACGACCGCCGAACGGACCGACGACGGCTGGGTGCTCAACGGCGAGAAGTACTGGGTCGGGAACGCCGTGGAGGCCGACTGGCTGACGGTGTACGCGAAGACGGGCGACGGCGACGACCGGTACTCGAACTACTCGATGTTCATCGTCGAGACCGACACGCCGGGGTACGAGGCCGAGCACATCCCGGAGAAGATCGGGATGCGCGCCTCCAAGCAGGGACACATCGTCTTCGACGACTGCGAGGTCCCCGAGGAGAACCTCGTCGGCACCGAGGGCGGCGGCTTCTACGTGCTCGCGGACTTCTTCAACCACGGCCGCGTCGTCGTGGGCGGCCACGGTATCGGTCTCGCCGCGCGGGCCATCGAAGAGACGTGGTCCTTCGTCCACGACCGGGAGGCCTTCGGACGAAACATCGCCGACTTCCAGTCCACCCAGCACATCCTCGCGGATATGCGGATGGAGTTCGAGGCCGCGCGAGCGCTCAACTGGCGGGCGGCGCACAAGGTCGAAACGGGCCAGGACGCCGGTTTCTGGGCCGCCGCGACCAAGACGAAGTCCACCGAGACGGCGATGGACTGCGCCGAACGCGGGATGCAACTCCACGGCGGGCGCTCGGTCCTCGAGGAGTACCCGATCTCGAGGGTCTACCGGGACGTCCGGATCCCCGTCATCTACGAGGGCGCCAACGAGATCCAACGCAACCTCATCTACCGGCAGGGCGGCGTCTGA
- a CDS encoding AMP-binding protein, protein MRDWLSHRAQIEPDGEALVAAATGDVYTFGNLDTLVDDLAGRLAAAGVGPGTHLGAVLDSRLEYVCLVHAAMRLGVTLVPMGESLTARELAGQIDAADVSTVVCGGETEATVVDAVVRAASDGSGNDEGNSKGADAGPDGAEADAGADSEPYEGGVEAERDEGADGTDDSGADNDDDETDNDDETDNDDDTDGITAEESQDPTIEASGGAARATGIAHVLTVDEPLTEVAEPLSGVRAEAVSPAEWSLDDRQLVLFTSGTTGAPKPVQLTTGNLLSSAVSSVFRLGFDPDDRWLVTLSLHHMGGIAPVLRMPLYGMTLVFREGFDAGGTADDLERYEATAVSLVPTMLRRMLDRRGTLSESLRVVLLGGAPAPTELIERCRNYSVPVYPTYGMTETASQVATARPREAFANPESVGRPLFLTGVTVVDDEGTPLPSGEPGELVVDGPTVTPGYYGNEAANAEAFGPFGLHTGDVGVLDDRGAITVLNRLDDRIVTGGENVEPGEVVDVLSSHPEVREAAVVGVPDAQWGERVSAMVVPEADSVDRAGLLEFARERLAGFKLPKTLAVSESLPRTVSGTVDREAVREALSDAADGARRDDVEATESAGTTADDRVESTGNGEPVDSDAVPPGADGEHPETNGASSSGGGDSGERSARPEEDGTAGGDGSEGGTDDAAEERAANEVAEERASTDSDDVDGHRAPDTEEHGAADGGDGTDPRKEK, encoded by the coding sequence ATGCGCGATTGGCTCTCTCACCGCGCTCAGATCGAGCCGGACGGCGAGGCGCTCGTCGCCGCAGCGACGGGCGACGTCTACACCTTCGGGAACCTCGACACGCTGGTCGACGACCTCGCCGGCCGGCTCGCCGCCGCGGGCGTCGGTCCCGGTACGCACCTCGGCGCGGTACTGGATTCACGCCTCGAGTACGTCTGTCTCGTCCACGCGGCGATGCGTCTCGGCGTCACGCTCGTCCCGATGGGCGAGTCGCTCACCGCTCGGGAACTGGCCGGGCAGATCGACGCCGCGGACGTTTCGACGGTCGTCTGCGGCGGCGAGACCGAGGCGACGGTCGTCGATGCCGTCGTACGCGCCGCGTCCGACGGTTCGGGGAACGACGAAGGCAATAGCAAGGGTGCGGACGCCGGGCCCGACGGTGCGGAAGCGGACGCCGGGGCCGACAGCGAACCGTACGAGGGCGGTGTCGAAGCGGAACGGGACGAGGGCGCGGATGGGACGGACGACAGTGGGGCAGACAACGACGACGACGAGACAGACAACGATGACGAGACAGACAACGATGACGACACGGACGGCATTACGGCTGAGGAGAGCCAGGATCCCACGATTGAGGCTTCCGGCGGAGCGGCTCGGGCCACAGGTATCGCACACGTACTGACTGTCGACGAGCCGTTGACGGAGGTCGCAGAGCCCCTCTCCGGCGTCCGCGCCGAGGCCGTCTCGCCCGCGGAGTGGTCGCTCGACGACCGACAACTCGTGCTCTTCACGTCCGGAACGACGGGCGCACCGAAACCGGTCCAACTGACGACCGGGAACCTCCTTTCCAGCGCCGTCTCCTCGGTCTTCCGGCTCGGATTCGACCCCGACGACCGATGGTTGGTGACGCTCTCGCTGCACCATATGGGCGGCATCGCGCCCGTCCTGCGAATGCCCCTGTACGGGATGACGCTCGTCTTTCGCGAGGGATTCGACGCCGGAGGGACCGCGGACGACCTCGAACGGTACGAGGCCACCGCCGTCTCGCTCGTCCCGACGATGCTCCGCCGGATGCTCGACCGGCGGGGGACGCTCTCGGAGTCGCTTCGCGTCGTCCTGCTCGGCGGCGCGCCGGCCCCGACGGAACTCATCGAGCGGTGCCGGAACTACTCGGTCCCGGTGTATCCGACGTACGGAATGACCGAGACCGCCTCGCAGGTCGCCACCGCGCGTCCCAGAGAGGCCTTCGCGAACCCCGAGAGCGTCGGCCGGCCGCTCTTTCTCACCGGGGTGACCGTCGTCGACGACGAGGGGACGCCGCTCCCGTCGGGCGAACCCGGGGAACTCGTCGTCGACGGCCCGACCGTGACCCCCGGCTACTACGGAAACGAGGCGGCGAACGCGGAGGCCTTCGGCCCGTTCGGACTGCACACCGGCGACGTCGGCGTCCTCGACGACCGCGGGGCGATCACGGTGTTGAACCGCCTCGACGACCGCATCGTCACCGGCGGGGAGAACGTCGAACCCGGCGAGGTGGTCGACGTCCTCAGTTCGCATCCGGAGGTCCGCGAGGCGGCCGTCGTCGGCGTTCCGGACGCCCAGTGGGGCGAACGCGTGTCGGCGATGGTCGTCCCCGAGGCCGATTCGGTCGACCGCGCCGGACTGCTCGAATTCGCTCGCGAGCGACTCGCCGGCTTCAAACTGCCCAAGACGCTCGCCGTCTCGGAGTCGCTGCCGCGGACCGTCTCCGGGACGGTCGATCGGGAGGCGGTTCGGGAGGCGCTGTCGGACGCGGCCGATGGTGCACGCCGTGACGACGTGGAGGCGACCGAGTCCGCGGGAACCACGGCGGACGACCGTGTGGAGAGCACCGGAAACGGCGAACCCGTCGATTCCGATGCGGTGCCGCCTGGTGCTGACGGGGAGCACCCCGAGACGAACGGAGCGTCTTCGAGCGGCGGCGGAGACAGTGGGGAGCGAAGCGCTCGGCCCGAAGAGGACGGAACGGCCGGCGGCGACGGATCCGAAGGCGGAACGGACGACGCCGCTGAGGAGAGAGCGGCGAACGAAGTCGCTGAGGAGAGAGCGTCCACCGACAGCGACGACGTCGACGGCCATCGCGCCCCGGACACCGAGGAACACGGCGCGGCTGACGGCGGAGACGGAACTGACCCCCGCAAAGAAAAATAA
- the mce gene encoding methylmalonyl-CoA epimerase, translating into MAFDHVGIATTDGADLAATFEALFDASVVHEETFDGMAVRFLELDGGYFELLEPAEDGTIARFLDRRGPGIHHVALRTDDVGAALDRARNVGVELVDEEPRPGAWGHEVAFLHPKSTGGVLVEYVQRGERT; encoded by the coding sequence ATGGCGTTCGATCACGTGGGGATCGCGACGACCGACGGGGCCGACCTCGCGGCGACGTTCGAGGCGCTCTTCGACGCCTCCGTGGTCCACGAGGAGACCTTCGACGGGATGGCCGTCCGGTTTCTCGAACTCGACGGGGGCTACTTCGAGCTTCTCGAACCCGCCGAGGACGGCACGATAGCCCGGTTTCTCGACCGTCGGGGTCCCGGGATCCACCACGTCGCGCTCCGGACCGACGACGTCGGCGCCGCTCTGGACAGAGCGCGGAACGTCGGCGTCGAACTCGTCGACGAGGAGCCCAGACCGGGTGCCTGGGGCCACGAAGTCGCCTTTCTACACCCCAAGTCGACCGGCGGTGTCCTCGTCGAGTACGTCCAGCGCGGCGAGCGGACGTGA
- a CDS encoding acyl-CoA mutase large subunit family protein: MFDPDDLARIREAKREWEDETLAPTLDRFGERQERFSTDTGGQPVERLYTPADVSDLDYAEDLGFPGEKPYTRGVYPTMHRGRLWTMRQYAGMGTARETNERFRYLIEQGSSGLSMAFDLPTQKGYDSDAAMAAGEVGKAGVAIDSLRDMEVVFDGIPLDEVSTSMTINAPAAVLLAMYVAIGDQQGVPREQLRGTIQNDILKEYIARNLYIYPPAPSMRLITDVFEFCASEVPNFNTISISGYHIREAGSTAAQEVAFTLGDGIEYVEAALDAGLDVDDFAPQLSFFFNAHNNVFEEVAKFRAARRLWATIMEERFGAESETSKQLKFHAQTGGSTLTAQQVENNVVRVAYQALAAVLGGAQSLHTNGKDEALSLPTEQSVRTALRTQQILAHESGVADTIDPLGGSYYVESLTDDVAAEATEILDEVDERGGMLDAVESGWVKRQIQDVAFERQREIESGERVVVGVNEYQVDEEPRVEIEEVDEADEKRQKERLREVKHERDDEAVEATLAAVREAAAGDANLVPPIVDAVKAYATVGEISDVLREVFGEYRPRQ; the protein is encoded by the coding sequence ATGTTCGACCCCGACGACCTCGCGCGGATCCGGGAGGCCAAACGCGAGTGGGAGGACGAGACGCTCGCACCGACGCTCGACCGGTTCGGGGAGCGCCAGGAGCGGTTCAGCACTGACACCGGCGGACAGCCGGTCGAGCGGCTCTACACGCCCGCCGACGTGTCCGATCTGGACTACGCCGAGGATCTCGGCTTCCCGGGAGAGAAACCGTACACGCGCGGGGTGTACCCGACGATGCACCGCGGGCGACTGTGGACGATGCGGCAGTACGCGGGGATGGGAACCGCCCGGGAGACGAACGAGCGCTTTCGGTATCTCATCGAGCAGGGCTCCTCCGGGCTGTCGATGGCGTTCGACCTCCCCACCCAGAAGGGCTACGACTCCGACGCCGCGATGGCGGCCGGCGAGGTCGGGAAGGCGGGCGTCGCCATCGACAGCCTCCGCGACATGGAGGTCGTCTTCGACGGGATCCCCCTCGACGAGGTGTCGACCTCGATGACGATCAACGCGCCCGCAGCGGTGCTGCTCGCGATGTACGTCGCGATCGGCGACCAGCAGGGCGTCCCGCGCGAGCAACTCCGGGGGACGATCCAGAACGACATCCTCAAGGAGTACATCGCCCGGAACCTCTACATCTACCCGCCGGCGCCGTCGATGCGGCTCATCACCGACGTCTTCGAGTTCTGCGCCAGCGAGGTCCCGAACTTCAACACGATCTCCATCTCGGGGTATCACATCCGCGAAGCCGGGTCGACGGCGGCCCAGGAGGTCGCGTTCACGCTCGGCGACGGCATCGAGTACGTCGAAGCCGCGCTCGACGCCGGCCTCGACGTCGACGACTTCGCGCCCCAACTGTCGTTCTTCTTCAACGCCCACAACAACGTCTTCGAGGAGGTCGCGAAGTTCCGCGCCGCCCGCCGGCTGTGGGCGACGATTATGGAGGAGCGCTTCGGCGCCGAATCGGAGACGTCCAAGCAGCTGAAGTTCCACGCTCAGACCGGCGGGTCGACGCTCACCGCCCAGCAGGTCGAGAACAACGTCGTCAGAGTCGCCTACCAGGCGCTCGCGGCCGTCCTCGGCGGCGCGCAGAGCCTCCACACGAACGGGAAGGACGAGGCGCTGTCGCTGCCGACCGAGCAGTCCGTGCGCACGGCGCTGCGGACTCAGCAGATCCTCGCCCACGAGTCCGGCGTCGCGGACACCATCGACCCGCTCGGCGGGAGCTACTACGTCGAATCGCTCACCGACGACGTGGCGGCGGAGGCGACCGAGATCCTCGACGAGGTCGACGAGCGCGGCGGGATGCTGGACGCGGTCGAGTCGGGGTGGGTGAAGCGGCAGATCCAGGACGTCGCCTTCGAGCGCCAGCGCGAGATCGAATCGGGCGAGCGCGTCGTCGTCGGCGTCAACGAGTACCAGGTCGACGAGGAGCCCCGCGTCGAGATCGAGGAGGTCGACGAGGCGGACGAAAAGCGGCAAAAAGAGCGGCTCCGGGAGGTGAAACACGAGCGCGACGACGAGGCGGTCGAGGCCACGCTGGCGGCGGTTCGGGAGGCCGCGGCGGGGGATGCGAACCTCGTGCCGCCCATCGTCGACGCGGTGAAGGCGTACGCGACGGTCGGGGAGATTTCGGACGTGCTGCGCGAGGTATTCGGCGAGTACCGGCCGCGGCAGTAG
- a CDS encoding pyridoxamine 5'-phosphate oxidase family protein yields MSEEVDPDRVRGGQMTDAEIDAFLQEQGAGVLSLADGGRAYAVPISFGYERGRAVFAYWQFRPDSQKVAYSEATERACLAVYDIESQRDWQSVLAFGPLRELTTGEWGDVGELLDENAWSPDLTGVGRRQLSIVGYEMEIEDVTGLQRRPEAAGE; encoded by the coding sequence ATGTCCGAAGAAGTCGACCCCGACCGAGTCCGCGGCGGTCAGATGACCGACGCGGAGATTGACGCCTTCCTGCAGGAACAGGGGGCCGGCGTGCTCTCCCTGGCCGACGGCGGTCGGGCGTACGCCGTCCCGATCTCGTTCGGGTACGAGCGGGGCCGCGCCGTGTTCGCCTACTGGCAGTTCAGGCCCGACAGTCAGAAGGTCGCCTACAGCGAGGCGACGGAGCGTGCGTGTCTGGCGGTGTACGACATCGAATCCCAGCGCGACTGGCAGAGCGTGCTGGCGTTCGGCCCGCTTCGGGAACTCACCACCGGCGAGTGGGGCGACGTGGGCGAACTGCTCGACGAGAACGCGTGGTCGCCTGACCTCACTGGCGTCGGCCGGCGACAGCTCTCGATCGTCGGCTACGAGATGGAGATCGAGGACGTGACCGGCCTGCAGCGCCGGCCCGAGGCGGCGGGGGAGTGA
- a CDS encoding nascent polypeptide-associated complex protein, whose amino-acid sequence MFGGGGMNPRKMQQMMEQMGIDVTELDVEEVVIKTADEDLVFSDAQVTRMDAQGQQTYQVVGEPESRASTAGDSADSTSELEGDAGESEDEGIPEEDVELVAQKAGVGSETAREALEATNGDLAAAIARLE is encoded by the coding sequence ATGTTTGGCGGAGGCGGTATGAACCCGCGGAAGATGCAGCAGATGATGGAACAGATGGGAATCGACGTCACCGAACTCGACGTCGAAGAGGTCGTCATCAAGACGGCCGACGAGGACCTCGTGTTCTCCGACGCGCAGGTGACCCGGATGGACGCCCAGGGCCAGCAGACCTACCAGGTCGTCGGCGAACCGGAGTCCCGGGCGTCGACGGCCGGCGACTCCGCTGACTCGACGAGCGAACTCGAAGGCGACGCCGGGGAGAGCGAGGACGAGGGGATCCCGGAGGAGGACGTCGAACTCGTCGCCCAGAAGGCCGGAGTCGGCTCCGAAACGGCCCGCGAAGCGCTCGAAGCGACCAACGGCGACCTGGCGGCAGCCATCGCTCGGCTGGAGTGA
- a CDS encoding tRNA (adenine-N1)-methyltransferase has protein sequence MSFLLVHDDREYLRAPGDELQTDLGVLDVPEDAEPGDVLETHLGEPFVVRRLRGPDLFNHFERTGAPMMPRDVGLIVGHTGIAAGDRVLDAGTGTGVLAAYLGRMHADVVSYEIDPDFAEVARENMRLAGVEDRVDVRTGDLAAELDAAVGDGPFDALTLDTGDAPDVVARAPDLLAAGGHVAVYSPFVENSRESVRAAREAGLVDVETYETIQREMDFGERGSRPSTAGVGHTGYLTFARNE, from the coding sequence GTGAGCTTTCTCCTCGTCCACGACGACCGGGAGTACCTCCGCGCGCCGGGCGACGAACTGCAGACCGATCTCGGCGTCTTAGACGTCCCCGAAGACGCCGAACCCGGCGACGTCTTGGAGACGCATCTGGGCGAACCGTTCGTCGTCCGCCGGCTCCGCGGCCCGGACCTGTTCAACCACTTCGAGCGGACGGGCGCGCCGATGATGCCCCGTGACGTCGGGCTCATCGTCGGTCACACCGGCATCGCCGCGGGCGACCGCGTGCTCGACGCCGGAACCGGAACGGGCGTCCTCGCCGCCTACCTCGGGCGGATGCACGCCGACGTGGTCTCCTACGAGATCGATCCCGACTTCGCCGAGGTCGCCCGCGAGAACATGCGACTGGCGGGCGTCGAAGACCGGGTCGACGTCAGGACGGGCGACCTCGCGGCGGAACTCGACGCCGCCGTCGGCGACGGGCCGTTCGACGCGCTAACGCTCGACACCGGCGACGCCCCCGACGTCGTGGCTCGCGCGCCGGACCTCCTCGCCGCCGGCGGCCACGTCGCGGTCTACTCGCCGTTCGTCGAGAACAGCCGCGAGTCGGTGCGGGCCGCCCGCGAGGCCGGCCTCGTCGACGTCGAGACCTACGAGACGATCCAGCGGGAGATGGACTTCGGCGAACGCGGCTCCCGGCCCTCGACGGCGGGCGTCGGTCACACTGGCTATCTGACCTTCGCGCGGAACGAGTGA